CCCGCACGGAGTTCGACGAGACGCTGAAGGCGCAGCGCGAGCTGATCACGCAGACCAAGACGGGTGCGGAGTGCCGGGTCGACGCGATCGGCGTCCGGGACCTCTCCGGCGCCGACGACGGCGCGACCGCGACCGTCATCGCGAACCTGGTGGTGAGCGAGACGCAGAACAGCATGGCCACCAACAGCGGTGCACCGCGCGCCCAGTTCGCGATGGTGCGTGAGGGCGACCAATGGCGGATCCGGGCGGTCGAGCCCTTCTGATCGAGGTGCGTCGGCTCCCTCATCACCAGGTCGGACGCCGAGTTCGACACCGACTTCGCGAAATTCGCGCGTAGCGCTTGACGTGGAGGCGATGTCGGGCCAGGCTGTGACCAGCGATCGACGTGCAGGCAGCCACCCGCGCGAAATCGCTTTCCGGACGGCTTGACAAAGTGCGTCTATTTTCTGCTACAGTTGGACGTTGCGCTGGCTGCCTCCTGTCCATCTATCGATCCTTCTTCGGCCACTCTCTAGACGTGTGTGCTGCGGTGATCGCCGATTCCAGGGTGTCACCAGCGAACGGCCCATCAAGCCACGTACTGCACATCTAGGTTGTGAATAACGTCGTGTTGGAAGGACGCATCTTGGCAGTCAACCGCCAGTCCACCTCAACAATCCCCGGCGCGCCGCATCGCGCGTCGTTTGCAAAGATCAGCGAGCCGCTGGAGGTCCCGGGCCTCCTCGACCTCCAACTCGATTCGTTCGAATGGCTCGTCGGTTCGCCGGAGTGGCGCGCGAAGGCGATCGCCCGCGGCGACGAGAACCCGACCGGTGGCCTCGAGGACATCCTCCACGAGCTGTCCCCGATCGAGGACTTCTCCGGTTCGATGTCCCTGTCGTTCTCCGAGCCGCACTTCGACGAGGTCAAGGCCTCCGTCGAGGAGTGCAAGGACAAGGACATGACCTACGCGGCGCCGCTGTTCGTCACCGCGGAGTTCATCAACAACAACACCGGCGAGATCAAGTCGCAGACCGTCTTCATGGGCGACTTCCCGATCATGACCGAAAAGGGCAGCTTCATCATCAACGGCACCGAGCGTGTCGTGGTGAGCCAGCTGGTCCGCAGCCCCGGCGTGTACTTCGACGCCTCGATCGACAAGACCACCGAGAAGACCCTGCACACCGTCAAGGTGATCCCGGGTCGCGGTGCGTGGCTCGAGTTCGACGTCGACAAGCGCGACACCGTGGGTGTGCGTATCGACCGCAAGCGCCGTCAGCCGGTCACCGTGCTGCTCAAGGCGCTGGGCTTCACCGCCGAGGAGATCACCGAGCGGTTCGGGTTCTCCGAGATCATGATGTCGACGCTGGAGAAGGACAACACCGGCAGCCAGGACGAGGCGCTGCTGGAGGTCTACCGCAAGCTGCGCCCGGGTGAGCCGCCGACCAAGGAGTCCGCGGAGAACCTCCTGGAGAACCTGTTCTTCAAGGACAAGCGTTACGACCTCGCCCGCGTGGGCCGCTACAAGGTCAACAAGAAGCTGGGCCTGACGGGCAACCCGATGGTGGGCGAGTCCACGCTGACCCGCGAGGACATCATCGCGACCGTCGAGTACCTGGTGCGTCTGCACGAGGCCGACCCGCACACCACCACCTACATGACCGTCCCCGGTGGCGTCGAGGTGCCCGTCGAGGTCGACGACATCGACCACTTCGGCAACCGTCGCCTGCGTACCGTCGGCGAGCTGATCCAGAACCAGATCCGCGTGGGCCTCTCGCGTATGGAGCGTGTCGTGCGTGAGCGTATGACCACCCAGGACGTCGAGGCGATCACCCCGCAGACCCTGATCAACATCCGTCCCGTCGTGGCGGCGATCAAGGAGTTCTTCGGAACCAGCCAGCTGTCGCAGTTCATGGACCAGAACAACCCGCTGTCGGGTCTGACCCACAAGCGTCGTCTGTCGGCGCTGGGCCCGGGTGGTCTGAGCCGTGAGCGTGCCGGCCTCGAGGTGCGCGACGTGCACCCGTCGCACTACGGCCGCATGTGCCCGATCGAGACCCCTGAGGGTCCGAACATCGGTCTGATCGGTTCGCTGTCGGTGTACGCGCGGGTCAACCCGTTCGGATTCATCGAGACCCCGTACCGCAAGGTCGTCGACGGCGTCGTCTCCGACGACATCGAGTACATGACCGCCGACGAGGAGGACCGCTTCCTCATCGGTCAGGCGAACACCAACTTCGACGGCAGCGGACGCATCACCGATGAGCGTGTCCTGGTGCGCAAGAAGGGCTCCGAGGTGGAGTTCGTCGGCGCGACCGATGTCGAGTACCTCGACGTCTCGCCGCGTCAGATGGTGTCCGTCGCGACCGCGATGATCCCGTTCCTCGAGCACGACGACGCCAACCGCGCCCTGATGGGTGCGAACATGCAGCGTCAGGCCGTGCCGCTGGTGCGCAACGAGTCGCCGCTGGTCGGTACCGGCATGGAGCTGCGTGCCGCCGTCGACGCCGGTGACGTCATCGTGTCGTCGAAGACCGGTGTGGTGGAAGAGGTCTCGGCCGACTACATCACCGTCATGTCCGACGACGGCACCCGCGACACGTACCGGATGCGCAAGTTCGCGCGCTCCAACCACGGCACCTGCGCCAACCAGCGTCCGATCGTGGACGAGGGTCAGCGCGTGGAGTCCGGCCAGGTCCTCGCCGACGGCCCCTGCACCGAGAACGGTGAGATGGCGCTCGGCAAGAACCTGCTCGTGGCGATCATGCCGTGGGAGGGCCACAACTACGAGGACGCGATCATCCTGAGCCAGCGGCTCGTGGAGGAGGACGTGCTCACCTCGATCCACATCGAGGAGCACGAGATCGACGCCCGCGACACCAAGCTCGGTGCCGAGGAGATCACCCGGGACATCCCGAACGTCTCCGACGAGGTCCTCGCCGATCTCGACGAGCGCGGCATCGTGCGCATCGGTGCCGAGGTCCGCGACGGCGACATCCTGGTCGGCAAGGTCACCCCGAAGGGCGAGACCGAGCTGACCCCGGAAGAGCGTCTGCTGCGTGCCATCTTCGGTGAGAAGGCCCGTGAGGTCCGCGACACGTCGCTGAAGGTGCCGCACGGCGAGACCGGCAAGGTCATCGGCGTGCGCGTGTTCAGCCGCGAGGACGACGACGACCTGGCTCCCGGCGTCAACGAGCTGGTCCGCGTGTACGTGGCCCAGAAGCGCAAGATCCAGGACGGCGACAAGCTCGCCGGTCGTCACGGCAACAAGGGCGTCATCGGCAAGATCCTCCCGCAGGAGGACATGCCGTTCCTGCCCGATGGCACCCCCGTCGACATCATCCTCAACACCCACGGTGTGCCGCGGCGTATGAACATCGGCCAGATCCTGGAGACCCACCTCGGGTGGGTGGCCAAGGCCGGCTGGAACATCAACGTCGCCGAGGGTGTGCCGGAGTGGGCGTCGCGTCTGCCCGAGGACATGTACTCGGCCGAGCCCGACACCAACACCGCCACCCCGGTGTTCGACGGCGCCCGCGAGGAGGAGCTGACCGGACTGCTGTCCTCGACGCTGCCGAACCGCGACGGTGAGGTCATGGTCAACGGCGACGGCAAGGCGACGCTGTTCGACGGTCGTTCCGGCGAGCCGTTCCCGTACCCGGTGTCGGTCGGCTACATGTACATCATCAAGCTGCACCACCTGGTCGACGACAAGATCCACGCTCGTTCGACCGGCCCGTACTCGATGATCACCCAGCAGCCGCTGGGTGGTAAGGCGCAGTTCGGTGGTCAGCGCTTCGGTGAGATGGAGTGCTGGGCCATGCAGGCCTACGGTGCGGCGTACACGCTGCAGGAACTGCTGACCATCAAGTCGGACGACGTGGTGGGCCGCGTCAAGGTCTACGAGGCGATCGTCAAGGGCGAGAACATCCCGGAGCCGGGTATCCCCGAGTCGTTCAAGGTGCTGCTGAAGGAGCTTCAGTCGCTGTGCCTGAACGTCGAGGTGCTCAGCTCCGACGGTGCCGCCATCGAGATGCACGACACCGACGACGAGGACCTGGAGCGCGCCGCTGCCAACCTCGGCATCAACCTGTCGCGCAACGAGTCGGCCACCGTCGACGAT
The genomic region above belongs to Gordonia hongkongensis and contains:
- a CDS encoding DNA-directed RNA polymerase subunit beta, which codes for MLEGRILAVNRQSTSTIPGAPHRASFAKISEPLEVPGLLDLQLDSFEWLVGSPEWRAKAIARGDENPTGGLEDILHELSPIEDFSGSMSLSFSEPHFDEVKASVEECKDKDMTYAAPLFVTAEFINNNTGEIKSQTVFMGDFPIMTEKGSFIINGTERVVVSQLVRSPGVYFDASIDKTTEKTLHTVKVIPGRGAWLEFDVDKRDTVGVRIDRKRRQPVTVLLKALGFTAEEITERFGFSEIMMSTLEKDNTGSQDEALLEVYRKLRPGEPPTKESAENLLENLFFKDKRYDLARVGRYKVNKKLGLTGNPMVGESTLTREDIIATVEYLVRLHEADPHTTTYMTVPGGVEVPVEVDDIDHFGNRRLRTVGELIQNQIRVGLSRMERVVRERMTTQDVEAITPQTLINIRPVVAAIKEFFGTSQLSQFMDQNNPLSGLTHKRRLSALGPGGLSRERAGLEVRDVHPSHYGRMCPIETPEGPNIGLIGSLSVYARVNPFGFIETPYRKVVDGVVSDDIEYMTADEEDRFLIGQANTNFDGSGRITDERVLVRKKGSEVEFVGATDVEYLDVSPRQMVSVATAMIPFLEHDDANRALMGANMQRQAVPLVRNESPLVGTGMELRAAVDAGDVIVSSKTGVVEEVSADYITVMSDDGTRDTYRMRKFARSNHGTCANQRPIVDEGQRVESGQVLADGPCTENGEMALGKNLLVAIMPWEGHNYEDAIILSQRLVEEDVLTSIHIEEHEIDARDTKLGAEEITRDIPNVSDEVLADLDERGIVRIGAEVRDGDILVGKVTPKGETELTPEERLLRAIFGEKAREVRDTSLKVPHGETGKVIGVRVFSREDDDDLAPGVNELVRVYVAQKRKIQDGDKLAGRHGNKGVIGKILPQEDMPFLPDGTPVDIILNTHGVPRRMNIGQILETHLGWVAKAGWNINVAEGVPEWASRLPEDMYSAEPDTNTATPVFDGAREEELTGLLSSTLPNRDGEVMVNGDGKATLFDGRSGEPFPYPVSVGYMYIIKLHHLVDDKIHARSTGPYSMITQQPLGGKAQFGGQRFGEMECWAMQAYGAAYTLQELLTIKSDDVVGRVKVYEAIVKGENIPEPGIPESFKVLLKELQSLCLNVEVLSSDGAAIEMHDTDDEDLERAAANLGINLSRNESATVDDLAN